In Verrucomicrobiota bacterium, the following proteins share a genomic window:
- a CDS encoding ABC transporter ATP-binding protein codes for MSEPLLAARGLRKRYTLGRRTLDVLRGVDLAVDAGEFLALRGASGAGKSTLLHLLGGLDRPDAGEIWFDGRNLATVNGGALAAFRSTKVGFVFQAYHLLPELDALENVCLPGRIAVAEPAQVEARARELLQRVGLAERLAHRPAELSGGEQQRVAIARALVNNAALILADEPTGNLDSHTGEEIIALLCELQRERRTTLLIATHDARVAARAPRVVELVDGVIRSGA; via the coding sequence ATGAGTGAGCCGCTGCTCGCCGCCCGGGGATTGCGCAAGCGCTACACGCTCGGCCGCCGCACACTCGACGTGCTGCGCGGCGTGGACCTCGCGGTGGACGCCGGGGAGTTTCTCGCGCTGCGCGGCGCATCGGGCGCGGGCAAGAGCACGCTGCTCCACCTGCTCGGCGGACTCGACAGGCCCGACGCGGGCGAAATCTGGTTCGACGGCAGGAACCTCGCGACCGTGAATGGCGGCGCGTTGGCGGCATTCCGCAGCACGAAGGTCGGCTTTGTGTTCCAAGCCTACCACCTGCTGCCCGAACTCGACGCGCTTGAGAACGTCTGCCTCCCGGGCCGCATCGCGGTCGCCGAACCGGCGCAGGTCGAAGCGCGCGCGCGCGAACTCCTTCAACGCGTCGGGTTGGCCGAACGCCTCGCCCACCGCCCCGCGGAACTTTCCGGCGGCGAACAACAGCGCGTTGCCATCGCGCGGGCGCTGGTGAACAACGCCGCGCTCATCCTCGCCGACGAACCGACAGGCAACCTCGACTCGCACACCGGCGAGGAGATCATCGCGCTCCTGTGCGAACTCCAGCGCGAGCGCCGCACCACGCTGCTCATCGCCACGCACGATGCCCGTGTCGCCGCCCGCGCACCGCGCGTGGTCGAACTCG